Genomic window (Kwoniella botswanensis chromosome 1, complete sequence):
ATCAACTGATACAATCTCCTAGGTCCATCCACATAAATAGGGAACGGACAATTGAACAACTTCTTATAAGATTTTATaatcttccaacttccatTGGAAATTACCACTACTCTGATACCAGCTTTCTCCAACGCGACCGGATCAAGGAGTGAAAGAGAAGCGAACGTATAATCTTGGCATTGTCCACACCAGAAATGTCTAATGAAGAAAACGACCGTTTTGTATACTTTATTCTCAACTTGATTTTGACTTGAGGGTCCAGAATAAGCTGCTGATTTCTCCATTCCAGCTGAAGCAGCAgactctttctccttccttttACCTTTGCTCTGAGATTTGTCATtctgatgatcatcaatcaaagttgatgatgtatcCTCTCGATATCTAGGAAACAAATCACCAAAACATTTTAGatcgccatcttcatccctcaagAAACACGTTCCAGCTTCCCATAAATCCTTCTTGGAAGGTATACGATCTACACtaaattcttcttctaccttgTTGGTATCTTTCTTACTTGGGGAGGAGGGGGCAGAAGATTTCTTGACCTTCTCGGAACTATCCCATCTGTTCAGTATCTTGGACCTGAACTTCGACCCACTGCCTGTACCGGAACCGGATCCTGATGAACCATTCTTGCTCATGGGTAAAGAGGTGTGTAACGGGATGGAAGGGCTTTGACGCAAGATATTAGATAGGTCCATGCTTTTTGATGTGTTTGTATCGGCCGATGGTCTGGTGATGCGAGGAGGGCTTGATTTGGGAGAAAGAGTTGTCGAAGGAGGGACTTGAAGCTGTTTATCTTCGGGGCCAGTTGGGGTGGGAGGTAAAGGTCGATCGAGAGAAAGGGAGATCATACGAGCGTGTAGAGCATCTTCCTTATCTATCCTCGATAATTGTCCTTTACGATTTTCCGTAGCAGTCGCAGGtctatcttcatctaaaGATTGCCTACCACCAAATGTCCCAGCGGTATCAGGTCTAGcattcttctttttcctaATTACCATactctcctcatcttccttcggTGAATTGACTGTTCGCCTAGGTGGTGGGGGAGTTCTTCCCGTTGACCTCTCAGGAGTCAGCACAGGATTGAGATTAATGCTTGATGTTGCACTGTTACCGGTCGAAAAGCTCTTCAAGCTACTTGACGTATTATCATGTTTATTGTGTTTGGTGGCAAACGGATGATCCATCGGTAACGGTAACGGTAAAGGTGTCGATGTACTCTCAGCATTGAGCAATAGGGATGGTACAGGTTTCCTCCTTAATGAATGTGATCGCTTGTGAAGTATCTCTGATCTTGGGGTATTCGTTTGTTCTGGCAGTTCATCCTTTGGTTGAGGGCTAGGACTAGAACTACCATTCTCAGAATCAGGTTCGACCGCTAGAGTAGGTGcagatgatcttctcctttcagCTTGAGGTGGAAAATCCTTGACTGGTAATATCCTATTATCctctatcttctcctctcctaCGATTTGCGAAAGTTTGCTATTGGGTTGAGTGAACAATGATCGGAAGGATGATGACGCAGAGGTATTGGATGAATTGCGATGGGGGTTATTGGGTCTGGAAGGTATGATAGGTGCCATTATTTCTGTTCTCCTACACCTGGTACTGTTCGAGAATCGttcaatgttgatgatgacagcGGCGAAAGTGTTGTACAGTATGGGAAAGCTGAATATTACAGGTTTTGCAACTGTGTGTAAGGATGGACCAATGGCGACACCAACCTCCGCACATTTTTTTGTGTCCCATTGTTAGTCTGGTGGTGCTTCTAACGTTATTTACGATTACGAAAGTACTTTCTGGGTGATCCACAGGAAAAAGAGTTCCCATACGATTATGATATCGTAAAAACTAGGTGGTATGGTGCCTTTACACCAACTTACCGAAATCTTTCTTCCCGTGACAGGTGCAATCCCTGGACGAGTAAAGAAAAAATTCCAAAGTTGCAGTTTTGTGAGCTCGGCGAACGACCATGAAAAGGTACGTAACTCCAAGTAGCAGTGGCGtcgatcatcatcctgcAGATCTTGCGCACAGACTGGAGGCCGGACCTCACCATATGTACCAAATTTTCATGCAAGGGCGTCTCATATTTGAGCAGAGATTTGTGCGACTACCGGATGTCTGTCCTGGTCCCCCGATTCATGTATCCTGTAGCCTTTGTCCCAAAATATCGGGGTTTGAGATTTTGCTCGATCAGCCCTGCGGATCCATTTTTAGATCAGGTCTCATCAAGTAACTGGTCTCGGATTAATTTGCCCATAACCCCGTACTGTGTTGAAATCCCTGGTTACGCAGTCGAATGGCCAGATCAATGTAAGCATATGGTGACGTGTTCATGCGATGGTATGCAGTTTCATATCACATTCCAAGAAATCGTTTATGCTGCTGAATTAAAAGCAGATGGTGAaaatgaaggtgaagctaTAGAACGCCTTGGCGATCTGACAGTACCAAGATGCCAGATGACAGATAATGTTAAGACCACAGAAGCGTGAGCCTGCATCAAACTATGGATATTCATACACGTATCATCTTCCAAAAGTCCTACCCAGCAAGCAACGGGTTATTGTGactgcttctccttctgcttGCCTTTCACCCTCAGCtccttctttttcatcttcgcttcgaccctcttcctcctcacttCCTCCAACCTCTTAGCTTTCCTAGCGGCATTATCAACCGGCATCTTCGTTTTGATCCCCTTGATATGCAGATCCGCATAATGAACACCGGCTATTGGAGGTTTCACTTTGGTGGTCGTTTTCGCACCTTCAGTCGATTGTGTTATGTCGTGTGCTttcaatgatgatgtagGTATAGGTAAAGTTATTGAATGTCTGGGTGAGTGTAGTACACTTTTAGGCAAGAGGTTCTGTAATAGTGAGATAGAGGGGTGTGAAATCTGTAGATATATACCATCTGTCAATCAGTCGATTTGAGGCAGTGTAAATCTGCTTTGACTTACTCTTACACCCAGACACGCGACTCTTCTCAATCCTACCAACTCcgccatctccttctctaCCGCACCAAGGGGAACGActctcacttcctctttttcCCCGCTAACAATTTTCTCAACTTGTCCAGCTTTCAAGCGGGTCTTACATATCTTAGCTAACTGGTTGTGCTGATATACCAAAGTATTATACGTCGCGCAATATTGTGGAATTGGCGAGACTAgcgaaggtggattgatggataATAACGGAACGATTATAAATTCCAATGGTGATATACCTTGATTCAGAGCTTTAGCTTGGTCACTGTCCTTGGTGACTTCAGCTTCGGGTACGGGAgagagtgaaggtgatctagGTGCGGTAGGTAACAAATGATTTTTGGTAGGACCTTTCTCGTTTCTAGCCAAAGTCGTAGGTACACCGTTTAATGTATCTCCCATGATCATTATGCGGATTCTCAAATCCGATATTTGCGATTCCAGAGATTTGAGCACTTCATTTATCCCTAAAACCATGTGCGATAGTATTTCTGGTTTGACAGGTTTAGATcctgattcaccttcacctcctccttctgcttctccagTTTCATCCAGTCGCATTTTCTTTTGTGCTGGTTCGTCTGTAGGAAGTTCGATAGAGACCCTTTTGGTCCCTACTCCACTACTCGTCGTGTCTTCCGCACTCGAAGTGGTCCTGATTCCTTCCTTCATTTCAACGTCTTTTCCATCAGCGTCTGATTTCTCTTGACCCCCTTTGCCATTCGCATTCCGCGTTATCTTCCTATGTTTTCGTTTCTCTCTTTGATGACATCTCGCTCTGGATACGTGGTAATCAGCAACTTCGGGAGGTACGAGTTCCTTCAATGCATGCAGAGTAGCATTTTGCAGATGTCGAGGGATATTTGGCCTATACACATGGCGCCGAAGGTCAGCTCTATCGTCATTGATTTTGGCTATGTAAGGTGTGTTGTACATACCAAGCTACAGTCAACGGACTTGCCAGAACAGCTTTGACCACATCTTTGCTCATCCCTGCTCTATCCACACCATCTTGTCCGTTCGCAGCCTTCGTCTTGTCTTTCTTCGATTGAGCTCGGATGGTTTGAGCGCCATTAGCAGCCACGACTTTCACTGCTTTTATCACGGTTGGGGGCTGTGACGGCATAGCGGAAGGGGCAAGCTTCGTCCGGGGGAGAGTCGTCATCTTGCTGGTTCGCCGTCCAGTATCGAGCAACTCGACCTATCGTGCTGAATCGATATGACTATCGATATGTACATCCGCGCTCACAGACACCTAGCTACATGGGTGGACACTGAACATTTCGTCAAAACATTTTACACGTGGTACACGCGTGAGGGCTCGTGGTTATCGGCATTGGTGCCACATCGGCGTTCTCTCTTTTCACTTCAAGAAACTCCGTACCTCATGGTAAAAATCACCAAATTGTTCATGGTCGATGCCACCAGCCAGCTGCATGCAGCAAGTCTAAATATCGaataatcttcttcttcatcgatctaGCCAACCACCTAAAAAAAGCCCTTTTGCTCACCGGATACTCTATACGGCTGTCTAAGTAAGGACACACCCGCACTGAGTTAGCAAAAGCCCTTTTCAGCTTATACTTCTTCCTACTTGAACAAAACAGAAAAACCACCCAAAACCAACTCAAAAATCAGTCAAAATGGTTAGAGCTTCAGTACTTAACGATGCCCTCGTACGTGGTTTATCTTTGTCTGATAAAGTATGGGAGGAGGAACGAGATGGATGgatagatgagaagagggggaagatgaagaaggatgatatgcGAGATGGAATAGGACAATAGCTAATATCCGCCTTGTCAATTTGCAGAACAACATCGTCAACGCCGAAAGACGAGGAAAGAGACAAGTTCTCATCAGACCTTCCTCAAAGGTAGTTATCAAGGTACTTTCCGTCATGCAAAAGCACGGTGAGTATTTTTTCTCATTGGTTGATTTATATGTCTTTCATATCCTTCAACATGTACCCGGAGTATAACTGCCTTTACACGTTATTCCTACCGAGGCGAGGCTTTAAGTCTTCGGAAGAGCGGTTCTTCCTCCCTTTTTCGTAATTCTTTTGATCAAGTTAGATTCGAGGCCGCATGGCCAGTTTCATAGACTTTATCAATCCATTGAAAAAGGGGACATAAATCTTATATCAACGCAGTGGAATTTAAATACTGATTTGTCGTTCGTATGATATAGGTTACATTGGTGAATTCGAGATCATCGATGACCACCGAGGTGGAAAAGTTGTTATCCAACTTAATGGTCGATTGAACAAATGTGGTGTGATCTCTCCCCGATTCAACATCGCCGTTGACGCTAGTAAgtcatcctcctcacttTTCAACCGAGATATCGTACAGTCAGACTGATTTGTTTGCACTTGAATAGTCGAACAATGGGTTGCCCTCCTTCTCCCCGCTCGATCTTTCGGTaagatcatcctcaccacctctGCCGGTATCATGGATCACCAAGAAGCCAGAAACAAGCACGTCGGTGGTAAAATCCTTGCTTTCGTCTACTAAGGGCGGATGCAGATGGGATTCTATGCTATGCATTGAGGTTTTAGGGTATTTACTTCAAAACACATGATCAAAAATCAACATGTTGCACGTCTGAGATGAGGATCGTATAGGTTATTACTGATCATACGTTACGGCGAGATTTGGTCTGACGGACGATTGCGTCTTACGCCTCTGTTGCATGAAGGCTAATGAGGATTTGGTGAAGTTCGGGTTGATACTAGCCATCACCAATATGTTCAGAATATATGCTTCCTTCGTCTAGCAGATACCAACATGCAAGACCGTGTTTATCGGTCAACTGTTTCGATACGAATCTCCAGCGTAGTAGTGGACGGAACAGTTGATTCTGGATCGAAACGAGTCTCGAACGTTCTCACCTTTGTTGATCATGAAGCCAAGAAGACTTTGCTATTCGTGTACCGATCAAGTCGAAGTCCTTTGTTTGGCAAACAGAGAAGAGGAGACCTGTCGGTCAGAGCTAGGGTTTGACTGGGTTTGACTCTAATTTATATACATTTGATATGA
Coding sequences:
- a CDS encoding 40S ribosomal protein S22-A is translated as MVRASVLNDALNNIVNAERRGKRQVLIRPSSKVVIKVLSVMQKHGYIGEFEIIDDHRGGKVVIQLNGRLNKCGVISPRFNIAVDAIEQWVALLLPARSFGKIILTTSAGIMDHQEARNKHVGGKILAFVY